Proteins encoded together in one Ipomoea triloba cultivar NCNSP0323 chromosome 4, ASM357664v1 window:
- the LOC116017744 gene encoding ran-binding protein 1 homolog a-like, protein MASTDPEREHREEEEAAAAAEDEDTGAQVAPIIKLEEVAVTTGEENEDAILDLKSKLYRFDKEGNQWKERGVGSVKLLKHKETGKVRLVMRQAKTLKICANHLVLPSMTIQEHSGNEKSCLWHAADFADGELKDELFCIRFSSVENCKTFMEMFQEVAESQKKEENKDASATAGLLEKLSVEEKKAEEKTEEKVEEKSEKETSVESEGKASEVAEKKDESSST, encoded by the exons ATGGCAAGCACTGATCCCGAGCGCGAGCACAGAGAGGAGGAAGAAGCCGCCGCCGCAGCGGAGGATGAAGATACCGGAGCTCAGGTTGCGCCTATCATCAAACTCGAAGAAGTTGCCGTCACCACCGGCGAGGAAAACGAAGATGCCATCCTCGATTT GAAATCGAAGCTTTATCGGTTCGATAAGGAAGGGAATCAGTGGAAGGAGAGAGGCGTCGGTAGTGTCAAACTCTTGAAGCACAAGGAAACTGGAAAAGTTCGCCTCGTTATGCGCCAGGCCAAGACACTTAAGATCTGCGCTAATCATCTCG TGCTTCCATCAATGACAATTCAGGAACATTCTGGAAACGAAAAGTCTTGCTTGTGGCATGCAGCAGATTTTGCAGATGGTGAACTAAAGGATGAACTTTTCTGCATCCGATTTTCATCTGTGGAGA ATTGCAAGACCTTCATGGAGATGTTTCAAGAGGTTGCTGAATcacaaaagaaagaagaaaacaaagatgCATCTGCTACTGCTGGACTGCTTGAGAAGTTGAGTGTTGAAGAGAAGAAGGCTGAAGAGAAAACTGAGGAGAAGGTCGAAGAGAAAAGCGAGAAAGAGACTTCTGTTGAAAGTGAGGGGAAGGCTTCAGAAGTTGCAGAGAAGAAGGATGAGTCCTCTTCAACTTAA
- the LOC116017260 gene encoding potassium transporter 1, which yields MSPTSSVMNPTPSPECRGPGVASKRNLNKVPCSTVLTLAYQSLGVVYGDLSTSPLYVYKTIFSGKLNLKEDDEEIYGVLSFIFWTFTIIALFKYIFIVLSADDNGEGGTFALYSLLCRHARLSMLPNQQDTDQKLSAYAIEGSEDTRQTAALKSFFERYPSFRNGLLIFVLLGTCMAIGDGIFTPTISVLSAVSGVQVKLKGLHENYIVVISCIILVALFSIQHHGTHRVAFMFAPIVMAWLLSISSIGVYNIVKWNPHIYQALSPFYMLRFLKVTGREGWVSLGGIVLSITGVETMFADLGHFSTLSVKIAFTSLVYPCLMLAYLGEAAFLSRHHEDIQRSFYKAIPEPIFWPVFLVATLAAVVGSQAVISATFSIISQCSALHCFPRVKIVHTSSKIYGQIYIPEINWILMCLCLAVTIGLRDTNKIGAAYGLTVTTVMFVTTCLMAMVMVVVWKKKILTAAAFVAFFGSVELLYLSAAIYKIREGAWIPLLLSIIFMGIMFIWNYGTLKKHQFDLENKVSVERILALGPGLGIVRVPGIGLIYTNLVTGIPAIFGHFVTNLPAFHEVLVFVCVKSVQVPYISEEERFLICRVGPKEYSMFRCIVRYGYKNAQQEDYDFEARLVSAIVQFVETEEETKPTQTLASGNSDRLVLEAPEYRLSNLSYTAQSTHDIRVIISGERNAETRAGVKDESRDIMRARESGVAYIFGHSYAKAKKSSTIIKKFAINIVYAFLSKNSRGPDVVLNVPHTSLLEVGMIYYV from the exons ATGTCACCAACAAGCTCAGTCATGAACCCAACACCTTCACCAGAATGCAGAGGACCAGGGGTGGCTTCCAAACGG AATCTGAACAAGGTACCTTGTTCAACCGTTCTCACCTTGGCTTATCAGAGTCTCGGAGTAGTTTATGGCGACCTGAGTACTTCTCCTCTTTATGTATATAAGACCATCTTTTCTGGAAAGCTAAACCTTAAGGAGGATGATGAAGAAATATACGGGGTGCTTTCCTTCATCTTCTGGACGTTTACAATAATCGCgctattcaaatatattttcatCGTATTGTCAGCTGATGATAACGGGGAAG GTGGCACTTTTGCGCTGTACTCCCTACTGTGCAGGCATGCGAGACTCAGCATGCTTCCCAATCAACAAGACACGGATCAGAAGTTGTCTGCATATGCCATAGAAGGATCGGAGGACACTAGGCAAACTGCGGCTTTGAAGTCTTTCTTTGAAAGATATCCGAGCTTTCGTAATGGACTTCTGATCTTTGTTTTGCTGGGAACTTGCATGGCTATAGGTGATGGTATATTTACCCCAACCATTTCAG TTCTTTCAGCTGTTTCGGGCGTGCAAGTTAAGCTAAAAGGGCTGCACGAGA ATTATattgttgtgatttcatgtatCATTCTTGTCGCACTCTTCTCCATTCAGCATCACGGAACACATAGAGTTGCTTTTATGTTTGCCCCGATTGTCATGGCGTGGCTCCTCTCGATTAGCAGCATTGGAGTATATAACATAGTTAAGTGGAACCCGCATATATATCAGGCGCTTTCTCCATTCTACATGTTGAGGTTTCTTAAAGTAACGGGTCGGGAAGGTTGGGTCTCCTTAGGTGGAATAGTGCTCTCAATAACAG GCGTGGAGACGATGTTTGCTGATTTGGGCCATTTTTCCACATTGTCAGTCAAG ATTGCCTTCACATCTTTGGTGTATCCCTGTTTGATGCTCGCATATTTGGGTGAGGCTGCATTTCTCTCTAGACACCACGAGGATATCCAAAGAAGTTTCTACAAAGCCATACCGG AGCCCATATTCTGGCCAGTGTTTTTAGTGGCCACTTTGGCAGCTGTTGTAGGAAGTCAGGCTGTAATATcggctactttctcaatcataAGCCAGTGTTCTGCACTGCATTGCTTTCCCCGTGTGAAGATAGTGCATACTTCCAGCAAGATATACGGGCAAATTTACATCCCGGAAATCAACTGGATATTGATGTGCCTCTGTTTAGCTGTTACTATCGGATTAAGGGACACGAACAAGATTGGAGCTGCTTATG GCTTGACGGTCACAACTGTTATGTTCGTGACAACTTGCTTGATGGCAATGGTGATGGTCGTCGTGTGGAAGAAGAAGATACTAACAGCCGCTGCTTTTGTTGCATTCTTTGGATCAGTGGAACTCCTCTATCTGTCAGCAGCGATCTATAAGATTCGAGAAGGAGCTTGGATACCCCTTCTTCTGTCGATTATCTTTATGGGCATAATGTTTATATGGAACTATGGAACTCTGAAGAAACATCAATTCGATCTGGAGAACAAGGTCTCGGTGGAAAGAATTTTAGCGCTGGGGCCTGGCCTTGGAATAGTTCGAGTCCCTGGAATCGGACTTATTTACACCAATCTGGTCACAGGCATTCCAGCCATTTTTGGACACTTTGTTACCAACTTGCCTGCTTTTCATGAAGTCCTTGTTTTTGTCTGTGTGAAATCTGTTCAGGTGCCATACATTAGCGAAGAAGAGAGATTCTTGATATGCAGAGTTGGTCCTAAGGAGTACAGTATGTTCAGGTGCATTGTCCGATATGGATACAAAAACGCCCAACAAGAAGACTATGATTTTGAAGCGCGACTAGTTTCTGCAATCGTACAATTTGTTGAAACAGAAGAAGAAACAAAGCCAACACAGACTTTGGCTTCTGGGAACTCAGATCGTCTGGTTCTTGAAGCCCCAGAGTACAGACTCTCCAACCTTAGTTACACAGCACAGTCTACACATGACATTCGCGTGATAATATCAGGGGAGAGGAATGCAGAAACCCGGGCTGGTGTTAAAGATGAATCCCGGGATATAATGAGGGCGAGGGAGTCAGGAGTTGCGTATATCTTTGGGCATTCTTATGCCAAGGCAAAGAAATCATCTACCATCATTAAGAAATTTGCCATCAATATAGTGTATGCTTTCCTGAGCAAGAACTCTCGAGGACCTGACGTGGTTCTGAATGTCCCTCACACTTCTTTACTGGAAGTAGGTATGATATATTATGTGTGA